From the genome of Papaver somniferum cultivar HN1 chromosome 2, ASM357369v1, whole genome shotgun sequence, one region includes:
- the LOC113347984 gene encoding uncharacterized protein LOC113347984 isoform X2 produces the protein MRLGLDKILFLNSTLIMASTIFAALSALNPANDSLRTTLVTKISRGSDNVIPFGMKSNTKRSFMGCRVTAIAQTPEKINGKVYRGNFTIGSYEIGPKRKATIGTLLNHLQETAANHIRDVGLLGDGFNSTPEMTIRNLIWVVAKMQVVVDRYPSWGDVVEIDNWFGGAPIKDGFANHWLLRDAKTGETLAQAKSVWIMMNKGTRKLSKIPEEVRDEITPHITDYPIWDDIKLSKVHDDKADFVQTGVIARWSDLDVNQHVNFGKYIQWILENSPTRILKSQELYDLALEFRRECGVGDELKSLTRVVETSGCTECQHMLQLENGKEVMRGRTKWRPSKHTDAVNLEVVVEFRSSADMFWETLKTWSSILPEVLPETYKSIEVIEDMNGEKNGSVTLWKMNPSTLVEGAPVMMEEMKKLEKLDELTKTITYSVIGGDLLNLYKSYEPQVTVTPRIDVCTKNGDGNIVDEQDDKDEKSGGIVKWSVKYEKVNEMVPEPYMIKDMIYKTMLKLDEYILSKGNEVITN, from the exons ATGCGACTGGGATTAGATAAAATACTCTTCCTAAACTCTACTTTAATCATGGCTAGTACCATTTTTGCGGCCTTGTCAGCATTAAACCCTGCTAATGATTCACTACGAACAACATTGGTGACAAAGATTAGTAGAGGATCAGACAATGTGATTCCCTTTGGCATGAAATCGAACACGAAACGGTCTTTTATGGGGTGCAGGGTTACAGCGATTGCCCAAACACCTGAAAAGATTAATGGCAAAGTTTATCGGGGGAATTTCACAATTGGATCGTATGAGATTGGCCCCAAGCGGAAGGCAACTATAGGAACATTGTTGAATCATTTACAG GAAACAGCTGCTAACCATATTAGGGATGTTGGACTGCTCGGTGATGGATTTAATTCGACACCAGAGATGACTATAAGAAATCTAATATGGGTTGTTGCTAAGATGCAGGTTGTTGTAGATAGATATCCTTCATG GGGTGATGTAGTTGAAATAGATAATTGGTTTGGTGGTGCACCTATAAAAGATGGTTTCGCTAACCATTGGCTTCTTCGTGATGCCAAAACTGGTGAAACTCTCGCTCAAGCTAAGAG TGTGTGGATTATGATGAATAAAGGAACAAGAAAATTGTCTAAAATCCCTGAGGAAGTTAGAGATGAAATAACACCACATATAACGGATTATCCTATCTGGGATGACATCAAACTATCAAAGGTTCATGACGACAAAGCTGACTTTGTCCAAACTGGTGTAATC GCACGTTGGAGTGATTTAGATGTTAACCAGCATGTGAATTTTGGCAAATACATTCAGTGGATTCTCGAG AATTCTCCTACGCGGATCTTAAAAAGTCAAGAGCTTTATGACCTTGCTTTGGAATTTAGGAGGGAATGTGGAGTAGGCGATGAGCTAAAGTCTTTGACAAGAGTTGTTGAAACTAGTGGTTGTACCGAATGTCAACACATGCTTCAACTTGAGAACGGAAAGGAGGTTATGAGGGGAAGAACCAAATGGAGGCCGTCTAAACACACTGATGCAGTAAACCTTGAGGTGGTAGTAGAATTTAGAAGCTCAGCTGACATGTTTTGGGAAACTCTTAAAACTTGGTCTTCTATTCTTCCCGAGGTTTTGCCAGAGACTTATAAGAGTATTGAAGTAATTGAAGATATGAATGGAGAAAAGAATGGATCTGTTACCCTTTGGAAAATGAATCCAA GTACATTGGTTGAAGGGGCTCCCGTTATGATGGAAGAGatgaaaaaattagaaaaattggATGAACTAACCAAGACAATAACCTACAGTGTTATTGGTGGAGATTTATTAAATCTTTACAAAAGTTATGAACCTCAGGTCACAGTTACTCCCAGGATTGATGTTTGTACTAAAAATGGTGATGGTAACATTGTTGATGAACAAGATGACAAGGATGAAAAAAGTGGAGGCATTGTGAAGTGGTCTGTGAAGTATGAGAAAGTAAATGAGATGGTTCCCGAACCTTACATGATTAAGGACATGATTTATAAGACCATGCTCAAATTGGATGAATATATCCTCTCTAAAGGAAATGAAGTGATAACTAACTGA
- the LOC113347984 gene encoding uncharacterized protein LOC113347984 isoform X1, giving the protein MRLGLDKILFLNSTLIMASTIFAALSALNPANDSLRTTLVTKISRGSDNVIPFGMKSNTKRSFMGCRVTAIAQTPEKINGKVYRGNFTIGSYEIGPKRKATIGTLLNHLQETAANHIRDVGLLGDGFNSTPEMTIRNLIWVVAKMQVVVDRYPSWGDVVEIDNWFGGAPIKDGFANHWLLRDAKTGETLAQAKSVWIMMNKGTRKLSKIPEEVRDEITPHITDYPIWDDIKLSKVHDDKADFVQTGVIQARWSDLDVNQHVNFGKYIQWILENSPTRILKSQELYDLALEFRRECGVGDELKSLTRVVETSGCTECQHMLQLENGKEVMRGRTKWRPSKHTDAVNLEVVVEFRSSADMFWETLKTWSSILPEVLPETYKSIEVIEDMNGEKNGSVTLWKMNPSTLVEGAPVMMEEMKKLEKLDELTKTITYSVIGGDLLNLYKSYEPQVTVTPRIDVCTKNGDGNIVDEQDDKDEKSGGIVKWSVKYEKVNEMVPEPYMIKDMIYKTMLKLDEYILSKGNEVITN; this is encoded by the exons ATGCGACTGGGATTAGATAAAATACTCTTCCTAAACTCTACTTTAATCATGGCTAGTACCATTTTTGCGGCCTTGTCAGCATTAAACCCTGCTAATGATTCACTACGAACAACATTGGTGACAAAGATTAGTAGAGGATCAGACAATGTGATTCCCTTTGGCATGAAATCGAACACGAAACGGTCTTTTATGGGGTGCAGGGTTACAGCGATTGCCCAAACACCTGAAAAGATTAATGGCAAAGTTTATCGGGGGAATTTCACAATTGGATCGTATGAGATTGGCCCCAAGCGGAAGGCAACTATAGGAACATTGTTGAATCATTTACAG GAAACAGCTGCTAACCATATTAGGGATGTTGGACTGCTCGGTGATGGATTTAATTCGACACCAGAGATGACTATAAGAAATCTAATATGGGTTGTTGCTAAGATGCAGGTTGTTGTAGATAGATATCCTTCATG GGGTGATGTAGTTGAAATAGATAATTGGTTTGGTGGTGCACCTATAAAAGATGGTTTCGCTAACCATTGGCTTCTTCGTGATGCCAAAACTGGTGAAACTCTCGCTCAAGCTAAGAG TGTGTGGATTATGATGAATAAAGGAACAAGAAAATTGTCTAAAATCCCTGAGGAAGTTAGAGATGAAATAACACCACATATAACGGATTATCCTATCTGGGATGACATCAAACTATCAAAGGTTCATGACGACAAAGCTGACTTTGTCCAAACTGGTGTAATC CAGGCACGTTGGAGTGATTTAGATGTTAACCAGCATGTGAATTTTGGCAAATACATTCAGTGGATTCTCGAG AATTCTCCTACGCGGATCTTAAAAAGTCAAGAGCTTTATGACCTTGCTTTGGAATTTAGGAGGGAATGTGGAGTAGGCGATGAGCTAAAGTCTTTGACAAGAGTTGTTGAAACTAGTGGTTGTACCGAATGTCAACACATGCTTCAACTTGAGAACGGAAAGGAGGTTATGAGGGGAAGAACCAAATGGAGGCCGTCTAAACACACTGATGCAGTAAACCTTGAGGTGGTAGTAGAATTTAGAAGCTCAGCTGACATGTTTTGGGAAACTCTTAAAACTTGGTCTTCTATTCTTCCCGAGGTTTTGCCAGAGACTTATAAGAGTATTGAAGTAATTGAAGATATGAATGGAGAAAAGAATGGATCTGTTACCCTTTGGAAAATGAATCCAA GTACATTGGTTGAAGGGGCTCCCGTTATGATGGAAGAGatgaaaaaattagaaaaattggATGAACTAACCAAGACAATAACCTACAGTGTTATTGGTGGAGATTTATTAAATCTTTACAAAAGTTATGAACCTCAGGTCACAGTTACTCCCAGGATTGATGTTTGTACTAAAAATGGTGATGGTAACATTGTTGATGAACAAGATGACAAGGATGAAAAAAGTGGAGGCATTGTGAAGTGGTCTGTGAAGTATGAGAAAGTAAATGAGATGGTTCCCGAACCTTACATGATTAAGGACATGATTTATAAGACCATGCTCAAATTGGATGAATATATCCTCTCTAAAGGAAATGAAGTGATAACTAACTGA
- the LOC113351353 gene encoding uncharacterized protein LOC113351353 translates to MDNCNPILTPVEERLKLTKDGSGELVNSTDFKGLVGCLRYLTTTRHDIMYAVGLVSRFMEAPIQSHLQAAKRILKYVKGTTSMGIFCTVLEDPKLVGFTDSCMVKNDVEVIVSRTNNTNNNSL, encoded by the exons atggataattgtaatccaatTTTAACACCAGTAGAAGAAAGACTGAAGTTGACAAAAGATGGATCAGGAGAGCTTGTGAATTCAACAGATTTTAAAGGTCTTGTTGGATGTTTAAGATATTTGACTACTACAAGACATGATATCATGTATGCAGTTGGGTTGGTTAGTAGGTTTATGGAAGCTCCTATACAATCAcatttacaagctgcaaaacgTATTCTGAAGTATGTAAAAGGAACAACAAGCATGGGAATCTTCTGTACTGTTTTAGAAGATCCAAAACTGGTTGGTTTtactgata GTTGTATGGTTAAGAATGATGTTGAAGTCAttgtttcaagaacaaacaacaccaacaacaatagtttgtga